CTTTCTTGTACAGTTGATGAGTTCTCCGATTATTAACATATCCACCCTCTCATTTTCTAAAATAGTTTTTTAAAATGAAGAGATTCAAAAAAGATATCCTGATAATCCTTTCTTCCGGCAAAGTTTATATGCTCGATTTTTTCAGCTAACCCTTCAGCAATTTTTCTCATCTCCTTAGAGATTAAAACCAGCTTTGCTCCTATACCAGCAGCGTTACTTAAAAATCTTATCTTTTTTAGAGATATATTTGGTATCAACCCTATTTCTATTCCATTTTCAGGATCAATAAAGTTTCCAAATGAGCCGGTTATGAAAATATTCGATATATCATCAATCCCAATTTTGAATTCTTTAAATAATAACTTTATACCAGCGGCAATTGCTCCTTTGGCTAATTGTATCTCCCTAATATCCTTCTGTAAAAGGTATAATGGTCTTTTATTATATGACTCTTCTTTTTTTGTCAATTGAAAGCCATGGCCTTCTCTTCTCACAACAACCCTTTTTTTGACGTTCCTTGGCACAGCCGCATTCACCTTATCCTGTTTTATTAAACTCCCCTTAGGTGTTATGATTCCCATTTTTAAAAGTGAGGCAATCGCATCTATCATCCCTGAACCACATATGCCTTTAGGAGCTCTATCCCCTAAGACATGAAACTTTATACCGCTTTGATTAGCCTTATATCTATCAATAGCCCCTTTTTCAGCTAGCATACCATATCGAATACTCGCCCCTTCAAAGGCAGGGCCCGCAGCATTAGAACCACACAGTATCTTTTTTCTGTTTCCAAGAATGGTCTCACCATTTGTTCCGATATCAATAATCAAGGATAGATCCTCCCTTTGATAAATCCCTGTTGCCAGAATGGTAGCGAGGGCATCTGAACCAACAAAACCATCAATATTGGGAAGGAAATACCCCTTTATCTTTCTTCCTAATTTTATACCTAACTCTCTTAAACCAAATTCTATGCCTTCCTTAACAGCAGGCTTATAGGGGGATACCCCTAAACTTGAAGGGTCTATACCCAAAAAAAGATGATGCATGGCCGCGTTTCCAACAAAAACACCAGAGTATATATTTGCTCTTGACACCTCTGAATCACTTACCAGTCTCTCAATAATACTTTCTATATCTTTGACAACTGCCTTTTGAAGTTTTTTCAAGCCTTTTAAGTCAGAGGCAAAGTTAATCCGTGAGATGATATCAGCTCCAAAAATCCTTTGACTGTTAGAAGCAGACAATGCCTTTCGTGTAGAACCATCATTTAAATCAACCAGATAACCAGCTAATGTCGTTGTTCCAACATCAAAAGAGAGCCCAAATTTTTTAGAGGTCGTATCCTCTTTTTCGAACGCGATAACCTCGCTATCATGAAGAACAACGGTTACCCCACCATCACTATCTAAAATCCTTTTATTGATACTCTTAGCAATCGATAAGTCTTTTTTAAAAGAAGTTTTCTCTGTCAAGCTCTCTTTAATCTCTGACCATAGAGAACCTTTTTTTTCTATGGCTCTCTTATCTAACCGGATGAAATATTTATTGATGCCACAATCCAAAGATACACGAATGGATTTATCATCTGGAAAAAAATCATGTCTGAAAGAAACATCCTCCCTGAGTAGCCTCACAACCGTATCTTTTTTTAACGTTTTCCTGCATGCCAATCTTATGCCACTCTTCTTTTCTTTCTCTGTCAGAAACCTCTCTTCTATTGAATCAATCCCTAAATTACCTTTCAGAATTTTTATCTTACACTTCCCGCACCAGCCAGCGCCCCCACAATAGCTATTAATAGGAAGATGAAGCTTTATCGCTGCATCAAAGATAGTTTTCTTAGGAGAAAGTTCTATCTCTTTTTTTATTGGTGAAAAGGTAACCTTTATCTTATTCTTCATATCCCCTGATACTCGCTACAATATGCTTTATATGTTCAGGTGTTGTTCCACAACATCCCCCGACCACATTTACTCCTATCTTTAAAAACTCAAGAGACCTTTTTGCCATATATTCTGGGTCCTGTTTATAAATCACTCTATCTTCTTGCATAATGGGCATACCAGCATTTGGTTGGGCAATAAGATAGAAGTCTTTACCCGCGCTTCTCATCTCCTTCATCAGTTCTATCATCTCATCTATTCCTGTCCCACAGTTTGAACCAACGACATCAGCACCAAATTTTGATAGCTCTGACACAGCATCTTTCGGCTCGACTCCCATCATCGTTCTGAACCCATTTTTTGTCTTATCAAATGTCATTGTGGCAATAATAGGAAGTTCACACGTTTTTTTTGCCGCTTCAATAGCAGCCTTTGCCTCTTTTAAATCATACATGGTCTCAATGCAGATGACATCGACACCCCCTTCAACCCCTGCCCTTATCTGTTCTGAAAAAACCTCTACCATTTCAGGATAACTGACTTCTCCAAGAGGCTCGATAAACTTTCCCGTGGGTCCCACAGATAAAGAAACAAAACCACCTTCTGGTGCTGCTTCTTTAGCGAGCTGGGCTCCACAAAAATTAAAATCCTTTGTCTTACTCTCAAAACTAAAATCTTTTAGCTTAAACCGGGTTCCACCAAAGGTGTTTGTTGTTATCATATCACAACCCGCAGAAAAATATTTTTTATGAATTTGTTTTATGATTTCTGGATGGGATACATTCCACTCCTCAGGACATGTTCCTGTTTGCATTCCAGAGTCAAGGAGCATCGTACCCATTGCTCCATCATTTACTAAAACTTCTCTTTCCAATCTTTTCAGGAATGCATGGATCATTATCTTCTCCCTAGTGGCAAATTAATTTATTACTCTAACCCTGTCAATGAATTTTTTCCTTTATAATAAATTAATTATCAAATTAGAAAAAACGATTTTGATCCCTGATATAATCAGAATAAATCCAAATATCTTCTGTAATATTTGGCTCTTTATGCGCTTGACCCTGGACGCGCCAAAGGTCACAAAAATCAAACTGCTACTTATCAGAATCATTAAGGCCACTACATTCACATAGCCCAAAGAATAGGGAGGTAAATAATCGTTCCCCCATCCATTATATATATAGGCCATGGTTGCAACAGTGCTATTAAATGCGATCATCGTACAAGATATTCCTGCTGTCTTGTCCATAGGGTATCCTAGTAATAAAACCATAATGGGGACGGCTATCGCTCCTCCTCCAATCCCCATAAAAGAACCGATAAAACCAATCCCTAGCCCTAATAACAAAATATATTCCCATCTCTTGATAGGGTCCTCTGATGATGAACTGGATAATTTCTTATTTGCAATCATAAGATACGCTACAATTAGCTGGAGAAATCCAAAAGAAACCTTAAGGAAGATACCAGGGCTGTAAGAGGCAGCCGTAGCTCCAATGAGGGAACCCAACATCCCACCCGTTACTAAAGGAGGAATAACCTCCCACCATATATTTTTGTGACGGTGATGGACAAAAGAACCAAGAATAGCTGTTATCATCATGCTGGCAACGGTGGTACCAAAGGTTATCTGAACTACAACCTGAGAGGGAAAATCCATATAGGAAAAAACAGACCATATAAGGGGATTAGTGATAATACCCCCTCCTCCTCCAAACAATCCGGAAAAGAGTCCGGTAAGGATTCCGATAAAAAAGAGAAGAATGAAACTCAAAAAAGAGAACATAGGTGTATTAATCCCTAAGGAAATGCTTGGAAATTATTTAGAATAAATAAGATAAACCTATCCCAAGGCAAGTTTGTCAACAAGCTCCCTTACCGCAGCTACTGATTTATTAAAGGCCTCTTTTTCTTCCTGATTGAATTTTATCTCAATTATCTCCTCCACACCATCTCTACCCAGCTTTACAGGAACACCCATATAAAGGCCTTTGATGCCATACTCCCCTTCGAGGTAAACACAGCATGGCAAAATCTTCTTTTTATCTTTCAAAATAGACTCAATCATCTCTGTTATTGCAGCTGCTGGGGCATAAAAAGCACTCCCTGTTTTTAAGAGCGCAACGATTTCTCCCCCTCCTCCTGCGGTTCTTTCTATAATTTTATCAATTTTGTCTTTGGGAAGGAGTTCAGTAATAGGCATACCGGCTACTGTAGAATATCTTGCTAAAGGAACCATCGTATCGCCATGCCCTCCTAATACAGTAGCATGAATATTTTCAACAGAGACATTTAACTCCATAGCAAGGAATGTTCTGAACCTGGCCGTGTCCAATATGCCTGCCATTCCTATAACCCTGTTTTTTGGAAATTTGCTTATCTTGTATGCGAGTTGAGCCATAGCATCTAAGGGATTGGTCACTACGATTAAAATTGAATCAGGAGAATACTTTACGACATTTTCCACAACCTCTTTTACAATCCCTGCATTCTTAAAGAGGAGGTCATCTCTGCTCATGCCAGGCTTTCTGGCCAAACCCGCTGTTATGACAACAATATCAGAGTCTTTTGTATCTTTATAGTCATTTGTTCCAAAGACCTTAGAATCATAGCCCTCTATAGGTCCTCTCTGGAAAATATCAAGGCCTTTTCCTTGAGGAATTCCTTCCAGTATATCAATCATAACCACATCGCCCAACTCCTTCTCTGCAATATA
This is a stretch of genomic DNA from Nitrospinota bacterium. It encodes these proteins:
- a CDS encoding ASKHA domain-containing protein, encoding MKNKIKVTFSPIKKEIELSPKKTIFDAAIKLHLPINSYCGGAGWCGKCKIKILKGNLGIDSIEERFLTEKEKKSGIRLACRKTLKKDTVVRLLREDVSFRHDFFPDDKSIRVSLDCGINKYFIRLDKRAIEKKGSLWSEIKESLTEKTSFKKDLSIAKSINKRILDSDGGVTVVLHDSEVIAFEKEDTTSKKFGLSFDVGTTTLAGYLVDLNDGSTRKALSASNSQRIFGADIISRINFASDLKGLKKLQKAVVKDIESIIERLVSDSEVSRANIYSGVFVGNAAMHHLFLGIDPSSLGVSPYKPAVKEGIEFGLRELGIKLGRKIKGYFLPNIDGFVGSDALATILATGIYQREDLSLIIDIGTNGETILGNRKKILCGSNAAGPAFEGASIRYGMLAEKGAIDRYKANQSGIKFHVLGDRAPKGICGSGMIDAIASLLKMGIITPKGSLIKQDKVNAAVPRNVKKRVVVRREGHGFQLTKKEESYNKRPLYLLQKDIREIQLAKGAIAAGIKLLFKEFKIGIDDISNIFITGSFGNFIDPENGIEIGLIPNISLKKIRFLSNAAGIGAKLVLISKEMRKIAEGLAEKIEHINFAGRKDYQDIFFESLHFKKLF
- a CDS encoding homocysteine S-methyltransferase family protein, which encodes MIHAFLKRLEREVLVNDGAMGTMLLDSGMQTGTCPEEWNVSHPEIIKQIHKKYFSAGCDMITTNTFGGTRFKLKDFSFESKTKDFNFCGAQLAKEAAPEGGFVSLSVGPTGKFIEPLGEVSYPEMVEVFSEQIRAGVEGGVDVICIETMYDLKEAKAAIEAAKKTCELPIIATMTFDKTKNGFRTMMGVEPKDAVSELSKFGADVVGSNCGTGIDEMIELMKEMRSAGKDFYLIAQPNAGMPIMQEDRVIYKQDPEYMAKRSLEFLKIGVNVVGGCCGTTPEHIKHIVASIRGYEE
- a CDS encoding sulfite exporter TauE/SafE family protein, producing MFSFLSFILLFFIGILTGLFSGLFGGGGGIITNPLIWSVFSYMDFPSQVVVQITFGTTVASMMITAILGSFVHHRHKNIWWEVIPPLVTGGMLGSLIGATAASYSPGIFLKVSFGFLQLIVAYLMIANKKLSSSSSEDPIKRWEYILLLGLGIGFIGSFMGIGGGAIAVPIMVLLLGYPMDKTAGISCTMIAFNSTVATMAYIYNGWGNDYLPPYSLGYVNVVALMILISSSLIFVTFGASRVKRIKSQILQKIFGFILIISGIKIVFSNLIINLL
- the mdh gene encoding malate dehydrogenase; this translates as MRVKITVVGAGNVGATTAEYIAEKELGDVVMIDILEGIPQGKGLDIFQRGPIEGYDSKVFGTNDYKDTKDSDIVVITAGLARKPGMSRDDLLFKNAGIVKEVVENVVKYSPDSILIVVTNPLDAMAQLAYKISKFPKNRVIGMAGILDTARFRTFLAMELNVSVENIHATVLGGHGDTMVPLARYSTVAGMPITELLPKDKIDKIIERTAGGGGEIVALLKTGSAFYAPAAAITEMIESILKDKKKILPCCVYLEGEYGIKGLYMGVPVKLGRDGVEEIIEIKFNQEEKEAFNKSVAAVRELVDKLALG